One window of the Leucobacter komagatae genome contains the following:
- a CDS encoding diaminopropionate ammonia-lyase, which produces MQTSPSLYLNPSARTAQLARPSDDVRAFHAGFPGYHPTPLVNLPAVAAELGVGRVLVKDESSRLGLPAFKILGASYAIARALSARWGSATTLSLDELRAQAPSHPPVTLFAATDGNHGRAVAHTARLIGLACTIFYPDTLTEAAMSAISGEGATTHLLALPYDDVVAAMRDAADSHGDAALVIQDTAWEGYHEIPGWIVDGYSTMLDELDEQLAQLEIEAVDLALAPAGVGSLAQAIVAHFRGGEGSPSVAIVEPETAPSVFHALTTGEPGPVDTAHTVMLGLNCGTVSDLAWPVLQAGADAAVLVTDDDARAAVATLQAEGVDSGPCGAATLAGARRLSLAARAEIGLTESSTVVLFNTESLSANPL; this is translated from the coding sequence ATGCAGACATCACCTTCGCTCTATCTCAACCCGTCCGCCCGTACCGCGCAGCTCGCGCGACCCTCCGACGACGTGCGCGCCTTCCACGCGGGCTTCCCTGGCTACCACCCGACACCGCTGGTCAACCTCCCCGCGGTCGCGGCCGAACTTGGCGTTGGCCGCGTTCTCGTGAAAGATGAGTCCTCGCGACTCGGCCTCCCCGCATTCAAGATTCTTGGCGCTTCGTACGCAATCGCCCGCGCGCTCTCCGCCCGTTGGGGCAGCGCGACTACGCTGTCCCTCGACGAGCTGCGGGCGCAGGCGCCCTCGCACCCGCCGGTCACGCTCTTCGCTGCAACAGACGGGAACCACGGCCGCGCGGTCGCGCACACCGCGCGTTTGATTGGACTTGCGTGCACCATCTTTTACCCGGACACGCTCACCGAGGCGGCGATGTCAGCGATCTCGGGCGAGGGCGCAACGACGCACCTCCTCGCGCTGCCATACGACGATGTCGTTGCCGCCATGCGAGACGCCGCAGACTCCCACGGTGACGCAGCGCTCGTGATCCAAGACACCGCATGGGAGGGATATCACGAGATTCCGGGCTGGATCGTTGACGGGTACAGCACGATGCTCGATGAGCTCGACGAGCAGCTCGCCCAGCTCGAGATCGAGGCCGTCGACCTCGCTCTCGCACCGGCAGGTGTCGGCTCACTCGCACAGGCCATCGTCGCTCATTTCCGCGGTGGTGAGGGCTCACCCTCGGTAGCTATCGTCGAGCCGGAGACAGCCCCCTCAGTGTTCCACGCACTCACTACCGGCGAGCCAGGCCCCGTCGACACCGCACACACCGTGATGCTCGGGCTGAATTGCGGCACAGTGTCTGACCTTGCGTGGCCCGTGCTGCAAGCGGGCGCCGATGCAGCCGTGCTCGTCACCGACGACGACGCCCGCGCCGCGGTCGCGACGCTGCAGGCCGAGGGCGTTGATTCGGGGCCGTGCGGGGCGGCGACGCTCGCCGGCGCCAGGCGGCTGTCGCTCGCCGCACGCGCTGAGATTGGGCTCACCGAGTCGAGCACCGTTGTGCTGTTCAATACCGAGAGTTTGAGCGCGAACCCGCTCTAA